Proteins from one Microbacterium hatanonis genomic window:
- a CDS encoding Na+/H+ antiporter subunit D has translation MSSLVPLLVTLPLLGAAIALIAGRHRRTQITVSIATLTLTMVIAAVLLVYVDASNVPIAVSVGGWPVPFGIVLYVDRLAALLVLVSSVVLLSVLLFSVGQGAEDGDEDTPVSIFHPSYLILAAGIFTAFIAGDLFNLYVGFEILLVASYVLITLGGTENRIRTGVVYIVVSLVSSILFLAAIGAIYGALGTVNLVQLSERMVELPQETQLVLHLMLVVAFGIKAAVFPLSFWLPDSYPTAPAPVTAVFAGLLTKVGVYALIRTETEIFRDNDINLLLLIVALATMIVGVLGAVAQAELKRILSFTLVSHIGYMIFGLAIATPAAIGATIYYIVHHIVVQTTLFLAIGLVERRAGSTSVLRVRGLMRAAPVIAVLYFIPAVNLGGLPPFSGFIGKYALFDAAAEIGTPIMIVLIVGGIVTSLLTLYALMRAWNLAFWREDEDSAESDERISYLGDSPEAGTKTERRAIPKIMTASTAGMVAVTVALTIFAGPLYEVCTRIGESLLQPVTVVQLEQEAGS, from the coding sequence ATGAGTTCTCTCGTCCCCCTCCTCGTCACCCTGCCGCTGCTCGGCGCGGCGATCGCCCTCATCGCGGGGCGCCACCGCCGCACCCAGATCACCGTGTCGATCGCGACGCTGACGCTGACGATGGTCATCGCCGCCGTGCTGCTGGTCTACGTCGATGCGTCCAACGTGCCGATCGCCGTGTCTGTCGGCGGGTGGCCCGTGCCCTTCGGCATCGTGCTCTACGTCGACAGGCTCGCCGCGCTGCTCGTGCTGGTCTCGAGCGTCGTGCTGCTCTCCGTCCTCCTCTTCTCGGTCGGACAGGGCGCCGAGGACGGCGACGAAGACACCCCGGTGTCGATCTTCCACCCGTCGTATCTGATCCTGGCGGCGGGCATCTTCACCGCCTTCATCGCGGGCGACCTGTTCAACCTCTACGTTGGGTTCGAGATCCTGCTCGTGGCGTCGTACGTGCTCATCACGCTCGGCGGCACCGAGAACCGCATCCGCACGGGCGTGGTCTACATCGTCGTCTCGCTCGTGTCGTCGATCCTCTTCCTCGCGGCGATCGGCGCGATCTACGGAGCGCTCGGCACGGTCAACCTGGTGCAGCTGTCGGAGCGCATGGTCGAGCTCCCGCAAGAGACGCAGCTCGTGCTGCACCTCATGCTGGTCGTCGCCTTCGGCATCAAGGCGGCCGTCTTCCCGCTGTCGTTCTGGCTGCCCGACTCCTACCCCACCGCGCCGGCTCCGGTGACGGCGGTGTTCGCGGGCCTTCTGACGAAGGTCGGCGTCTACGCGCTGATCCGCACCGAGACCGAGATCTTCCGCGACAACGACATCAACCTGCTGCTGCTGATCGTGGCGCTGGCGACGATGATCGTCGGTGTGCTCGGCGCCGTGGCCCAGGCGGAGCTCAAACGGATCCTGTCGTTCACCCTCGTCAGCCACATCGGCTACATGATCTTCGGCCTGGCCATTGCGACGCCGGCCGCCATCGGGGCGACGATCTACTACATCGTCCACCACATCGTGGTGCAGACGACCCTGTTCCTCGCGATCGGACTCGTCGAGCGCCGGGCGGGCAGCACGTCGGTGCTGCGCGTACGCGGACTCATGCGTGCCGCGCCCGTCATCGCGGTGCTCTACTTCATCCCCGCGGTGAACCTCGGCGGCCTGCCGCCGTTCTCGGGCTTCATCGGCAAGTACGCCCTGTTCGACGCCGCCGCCGAGATCGGCACTCCGATCATGATCGTGCTGATCGTGGGCGGTATCGTCACCTCGCTCCTCACCCTGTACGCCCTCATGCGCGCCTGGAACCTCGCCTTCTGGCGCGAGGACGAGGACTCGGCGGAGTCGGACGAGCGCATCTCGTACCTGGGTGACTCGCCCGAGGCGGGCACGAAGACCGAGCGTCGCGCGATCCCGAAGATCATGACCGCCTCGACGGCGGGGATGGTCGCCGTCACCGTCGCGCTGACGATCTTCGCCGGGCCGCTGTACGAGGTCTGCACGCGCATCGGCGAATCGCTCCTGCAGCCGGTCACCGTCGTGCAGCTCGAACAAGAGGCCGGCTCATGA
- a CDS encoding MFS transporter gives MDTDLSPSQIVRWRTAIFAIFLASGLSIATWASRVPAIKQSLGVDNIQIGLLLLGMGVASILGLSVAPIVLARLGAKRGMLGGLLLVAVGVTVIGVGTDLVHSYPVVLIGLALFGFGNGSVDVMMNVEGAAIEKQTGKTILPLFHAFFSFGTVIGAGLGVAAVAMDLAVVAHASIIAVLIVVIAVVSVANVPAREITGDEQATSAPRGWRERLHTAMSAWREPRTYALGVVMLGMAFAEGGANDWLPLALVDGHDADQALGAAGLAVFSIAMTVFRVFGGPLVDRFGRVMVLRVLALTAAAGLLLFILAPTLPLVFVGAALWGAGASLGFPLGMSAAADDPAHAATRVSAAATIGYVAFLCGPPILGFISEHIGLLETLFIVVGLIVASGLFSGAARPLVPAARERVES, from the coding sequence ATGGACACCGACCTCTCGCCGTCGCAGATCGTGCGCTGGCGCACGGCGATCTTCGCGATCTTCCTCGCGAGCGGGCTCAGCATCGCCACGTGGGCGTCCCGCGTTCCGGCGATCAAGCAGTCGCTCGGCGTCGACAACATCCAGATCGGTCTGCTGCTGCTGGGGATGGGCGTCGCCTCGATCCTCGGGCTCTCGGTCGCGCCCATCGTGCTGGCGCGACTGGGTGCGAAGAGGGGGATGCTGGGCGGACTGCTGCTCGTCGCGGTCGGCGTCACGGTCATCGGCGTCGGCACCGACCTCGTGCACTCCTATCCGGTCGTGCTCATCGGTCTCGCCCTGTTCGGATTCGGCAACGGCTCGGTCGACGTGATGATGAACGTCGAGGGTGCGGCCATCGAGAAGCAGACCGGGAAGACGATCCTCCCCCTCTTCCACGCGTTCTTCAGTTTCGGCACCGTGATCGGTGCCGGCCTCGGCGTCGCCGCCGTGGCGATGGACCTCGCGGTCGTCGCCCACGCGAGCATCATCGCCGTTCTCATCGTCGTCATCGCCGTCGTCAGCGTCGCGAACGTCCCGGCACGCGAGATCACCGGCGACGAGCAGGCGACGAGCGCCCCGCGGGGCTGGCGCGAGCGCCTCCACACCGCGATGTCGGCGTGGCGCGAGCCGCGCACGTACGCGCTGGGCGTGGTGATGCTCGGCATGGCCTTCGCCGAGGGCGGCGCGAACGACTGGCTGCCCCTCGCCCTCGTCGACGGGCACGACGCCGACCAGGCGCTCGGCGCTGCCGGCCTCGCCGTCTTCTCGATCGCGATGACCGTGTTCCGCGTCTTCGGCGGACCGCTCGTCGATCGCTTCGGCAGGGTGATGGTGCTCCGCGTCCTCGCTCTCACCGCCGCGGCGGGCCTGCTGCTGTTCATCCTCGCCCCGACTCTGCCGCTGGTCTTCGTCGGCGCGGCGCTGTGGGGCGCCGGGGCATCGCTCGGCTTCCCGCTCGGCATGTCGGCCGCCGCCGACGACCCCGCCCACGCCGCCACTCGCGTGAGCGCTGCCGCCACCATCGGCTACGTCGCGTTCCTCTGCGGTCCGCCGATCCTCGGATTCATCAGCGAGCACATCGGTCTGCTCGAGACGCTGTTCATCGTCGTCGGGCTGATCGTGGCATCCGGGCTCTTCTCGGGCGCCGCACGCCCGCTCGTCCCGGCCGCTCGCGAGCGCGTGGAGAGCTGA
- a CDS encoding sensor histidine kinase — MTSGIVGARRHALSWITSHRRPVDATVYVLVAVAAAVLQLAGLWEFFSLLAVPVSAWWTLATALPACVVVLFRDRFPLAALLAAVVILLVDLLTVGGLVPLLVVLDTLYAATRDASARRRRIILVAVALAVVVVAGAALAATGEVRIAAVMALQMGALLGTTYWYGTAVAQSRELVTLHRQRAEDAEALAAGARQAAVQSEREAMARELHDLVAGHVSAMAIRAEASLASTADPGRDRAALRAVRDSGLDAHEALRTMISVLRAPGTDIAAPRRREDVAGLVEAARSSGLRITVHDEIRGPLPGPVDQATARIVQEALANCLRHAAGAVVDLHLTEDDAEVKVRVDSRGGTTLGHPGLEGSGWGLELIRERARALGGDLTAGEDGEGWTVRARLPKTASV; from the coding sequence ATGACGTCCGGAATCGTCGGCGCTCGCCGCCACGCGCTGTCGTGGATCACGAGCCACCGCCGACCGGTCGACGCGACGGTCTACGTGCTGGTCGCCGTGGCCGCCGCGGTTCTTCAGCTCGCGGGGCTGTGGGAGTTCTTCTCGCTGCTCGCCGTGCCCGTCTCTGCCTGGTGGACGCTGGCGACTGCCCTCCCCGCGTGCGTGGTCGTCCTCTTCCGCGATCGGTTCCCTCTCGCCGCGCTGCTGGCGGCGGTGGTGATCCTCCTCGTTGATCTGCTCACGGTGGGCGGGCTCGTGCCGCTCCTGGTCGTGCTCGACACCCTCTACGCGGCGACCCGGGACGCCTCCGCCCGACGGCGCCGCATCATCCTCGTCGCCGTCGCCCTGGCGGTCGTCGTCGTCGCCGGCGCCGCGCTCGCTGCGACGGGCGAGGTGCGGATCGCCGCCGTCATGGCTCTGCAGATGGGGGCGCTCCTCGGCACCACCTACTGGTACGGCACCGCCGTCGCGCAGTCGCGTGAGCTCGTGACGCTGCACCGTCAGCGCGCGGAGGATGCCGAGGCCCTCGCCGCCGGGGCGCGCCAGGCTGCGGTGCAGAGCGAACGCGAGGCGATGGCGCGCGAACTGCACGATCTGGTCGCCGGCCACGTCTCGGCCATGGCGATCCGAGCCGAGGCGTCGCTGGCCTCGACCGCCGACCCCGGCCGCGATCGAGCGGCCCTCCGGGCGGTGCGCGATTCCGGACTCGACGCCCACGAGGCGCTTCGCACGATGATCTCCGTGCTGCGCGCGCCCGGAACCGATATCGCCGCCCCGCGGCGGCGCGAGGATGTGGCGGGTCTCGTCGAGGCGGCCCGGTCGTCGGGGCTGCGCATCACCGTGCACGACGAGATCCGCGGGCCTTTGCCCGGCCCGGTGGACCAGGCCACCGCGAGGATCGTGCAGGAAGCGTTGGCGAACTGCCTCCGTCACGCCGCCGGCGCCGTCGTCGACCTGCACCTCACCGAGGACGACGCGGAGGTGAAGGTCCGCGTCGACTCGCGCGGTGGCACCACACTCGGTCACCCGGGTCTCGAAGGGAGCGGATGGGGGCTCGAGCTCATCCGCGAGAGGGCCCGTGCCCTCGGCGGCGATCTCACAGCGGGGGAGGACGGTGAGGGATGGACGGTGCGAGCGCGCCTGCCCAAGACGGCGTCGGTATGA
- the nucS gene encoding endonuclease NucS, with the protein MRLVIARCSVDYSGRLNAHLPLATRLLVHKGDGSLLVHSDGGSYKPLNWMSPPCTLTLEVPDAEAAEDGVVQQWRVTHAKSGDALVVRIHEVLHDSNHELGIDPGLIKDGVEADLQRLLSEQVSIMGDGLTLVRREYPTAIGPVDLLLRDAAGGTIAVEVKRRGDIDGVEQLTRYLELLGRDPGLAPVTGVFAAQEIKPQARVLAADRGIRCVTLDYDEMKGIDSGAPRLF; encoded by the coding sequence GTGCGTCTCGTCATCGCCCGCTGCTCGGTCGACTACTCCGGCCGCCTCAACGCGCATCTCCCCCTCGCCACCCGTCTGCTCGTCCACAAGGGCGACGGGAGCCTCCTGGTGCACTCCGACGGCGGCTCGTACAAGCCGCTGAACTGGATGAGCCCGCCGTGCACCCTCACGCTGGAGGTGCCGGATGCGGAGGCCGCCGAAGACGGCGTCGTGCAGCAGTGGCGGGTGACCCACGCGAAGTCGGGCGACGCGCTCGTCGTGCGCATCCACGAGGTGCTCCACGACTCGAACCACGAGCTCGGCATCGATCCGGGACTCATCAAGGACGGCGTCGAGGCCGATCTGCAGCGCCTGCTGTCGGAGCAGGTCTCGATCATGGGCGACGGCCTGACCCTGGTGCGCCGCGAGTACCCGACCGCGATCGGGCCGGTCGACCTGCTCCTGCGAGATGCGGCCGGAGGCACCATCGCGGTCGAGGTCAAGCGACGCGGCGACATCGACGGCGTCGAGCAGCTGACGCGCTACCTCGAACTCCTCGGCCGCGACCCCGGGCTCGCGCCGGTGACCGGTGTCTTCGCCGCCCAGGAGATCAAGCCCCAGGCCCGCGTGCTCGCCGCCGACCGCGGCATCCGCTGCGTCACGCTCGACTACGACGAGATGAAGGGCATCGACTCCGGAGCCCCTCGCCTCTTCTGA
- a CDS encoding Na(+)/H(+) antiporter subunit C produces the protein MNVSLVLIIIMAVLFACGVYAMLERSLTRVLIGFLLLGNSANLMLLIVMGEPGVAPFYPDSSTPEGYSDPLPQALTLTAIVITFAVSAFLLALIYRSWQLGQADTVEDDAEDVAMRARTSQDEEAMDVEVDEEDDDATTDFVGVESSPLRLLGNRDYTNLRDDAPSDRPAASEQPVRTDRPDSRDDESEEDR, from the coding sequence ATGAACGTCTCGCTCGTCCTCATCATCATCATGGCGGTGCTCTTCGCCTGCGGTGTCTACGCGATGCTCGAGCGCAGCCTCACCCGCGTGCTCATCGGGTTCCTCCTGCTCGGCAACTCGGCGAACCTCATGCTGCTCATCGTGATGGGCGAGCCAGGAGTGGCTCCGTTCTACCCCGACTCGTCGACCCCCGAGGGGTACTCCGACCCCCTGCCGCAGGCGCTGACGCTGACGGCGATCGTCATCACGTTCGCCGTCTCCGCCTTCCTGCTCGCCCTCATCTACCGGTCGTGGCAGCTCGGTCAGGCCGACACGGTGGAGGACGACGCCGAAGACGTGGCCATGCGCGCGCGCACCTCGCAGGACGAGGAGGCAATGGACGTCGAGGTCGACGAGGAGGACGACGACGCGACGACCGACTTCGTCGGGGTCGAGAGCTCGCCGCTGCGGCTCCTCGGCAACCGCGACTACACGAATCTGCGCGACGATGCGCCGTCCGACCGCCCCGCCGCATCCGAACAGCCGGTTCGAACCGACAGACCCGACAGCCGAGACGACGAGAGCGAGGAAGACCGATGA
- a CDS encoding response regulator transcription factor — translation MTGGDRRRATVLVADDHGAIREGLRIILEANGFEVVGEAADGEVAVRNAAALRPDVVLMDLRMPRTDGVVATARIVADGSSDVLVLTSFDEDELVTGALEAGAVGFLLKTADAATLVDAVGRVARGEGVLDPRVTRRALGLIGRGADPVVAPPVPGLTVREAEVLDAMRDGFSNAQIAEQLRITVPTVKSHVSSVLAKLGARSRSHAVAIARGHG, via the coding sequence ATGACGGGCGGCGACCGCCGGCGTGCCACGGTGCTCGTCGCCGACGACCACGGAGCCATCCGCGAGGGGCTTCGGATCATCCTCGAGGCGAACGGGTTCGAGGTCGTGGGTGAGGCCGCCGACGGCGAGGTGGCGGTGCGCAACGCCGCCGCCCTCCGACCCGACGTCGTGCTGATGGATCTGAGGATGCCGCGCACCGACGGTGTCGTGGCGACGGCCCGCATCGTCGCGGACGGCTCGAGCGACGTGCTGGTGCTCACGAGCTTCGACGAGGACGAGCTGGTGACCGGCGCCCTCGAGGCGGGGGCGGTCGGCTTCCTGCTCAAGACGGCCGATGCTGCCACGCTCGTCGACGCCGTGGGACGTGTCGCGCGCGGCGAGGGGGTCCTCGACCCCCGCGTGACGCGGCGCGCCCTCGGGCTGATCGGGCGCGGCGCCGATCCGGTCGTGGCCCCGCCGGTGCCGGGCCTCACCGTTCGCGAGGCGGAAGTGCTCGACGCGATGCGCGACGGGTTCTCGAATGCCCAGATCGCGGAGCAGCTGAGGATCACCGTGCCGACCGTCAAGAGCCATGTCTCGAGCGTGCTGGCGAAGCTGGGGGCGCGCAGCCGCTCGCACGCGGTCGCGATCGCCCGCGGCCATGGCTGA
- a CDS encoding LacI family DNA-binding transcriptional regulator produces the protein MRARRATIADVARAAGVSPSTASVVFSGRTPVSDATRQRVLAAAAELGYTGPDPRAASLRRGRSGIVGVVFDSPLSSAFLDPVTTQVMDGLTEGVAELGAGVLLLRDNSKDPDLADAQPTLMTAPIDAAVLIGCSTVMRESLDVMRARNIPVVVIEGDAGEGVPQIRLDNREAQRQAASHLASLGHRRVAIVTLPSGLDSPGRWMEHAEESRISVDVTRDRLSGARDVYPDAPAFAAAASSIDEGFAAGRAIFAARPHPTAVIAQSDLLAAGVIRAAEEAGLRVPDDVSVTGFDGVIVDGLAPYALTTLIQPSTEKGRAAGDAVAAMLEGRDAASLLFTCVFREGNTTAPVAREA, from the coding sequence ATGCGCGCGCGCCGAGCCACCATCGCCGACGTCGCCCGTGCCGCGGGTGTCTCGCCGTCGACGGCGTCGGTGGTCTTCAGCGGGCGGACGCCGGTGTCGGACGCCACCCGCCAGCGGGTGCTCGCCGCCGCCGCCGAACTCGGGTACACGGGGCCCGACCCGCGGGCCGCGTCTCTGCGACGCGGCCGGTCGGGCATCGTCGGCGTGGTCTTCGACTCTCCTCTCAGTTCCGCCTTCCTCGATCCTGTGACGACGCAGGTCATGGACGGACTCACCGAAGGGGTCGCCGAGCTGGGCGCGGGTGTGCTCCTCCTCCGCGACAACTCGAAGGATCCCGATCTCGCCGACGCGCAGCCGACCCTCATGACGGCGCCGATCGATGCCGCCGTGCTCATCGGATGCAGCACGGTCATGCGCGAGTCGCTCGACGTCATGCGCGCGCGCAACATCCCCGTGGTCGTGATCGAGGGCGATGCCGGCGAGGGCGTGCCCCAGATCCGTCTCGACAACCGCGAGGCGCAGCGGCAGGCGGCCAGCCACCTCGCGTCGCTCGGACACCGCCGGGTGGCGATCGTGACACTGCCGAGCGGCCTCGACAGCCCCGGGCGGTGGATGGAGCACGCCGAGGAGTCGAGGATCAGCGTCGACGTCACCCGCGATCGACTGTCGGGCGCCCGCGACGTCTACCCCGATGCCCCGGCGTTCGCCGCCGCGGCGAGCTCGATCGACGAGGGCTTCGCGGCGGGTCGGGCGATCTTCGCCGCACGACCGCACCCGACGGCGGTCATCGCGCAGAGCGATCTGCTCGCGGCGGGTGTGATCCGCGCCGCCGAGGAAGCGGGGCTCCGTGTTCCCGACGACGTGAGCGTGACGGGATTCGACGGCGTGATCGTCGACGGGCTGGCGCCTTACGCCCTGACGACCCTGATCCAGCCGTCGACGGAGAAGGGTCGGGCCGCGGGCGACGCCGTCGCGGCGATGCTCGAGGGGCGGGACGCCGCGTCGCTGCTGTTCACCTGCGTGTTCCGCGAGGGCAATACGACCGCACCCGTCGCGCGCGAGGCCTGA
- a CDS encoding Na+/H+ antiporter subunit A → MLVLLAAFAVVPLLLPFLVKRLGARAFYVAALLPAAAFVQAAIATPVVLDGDIPFEAYDWIPSLGISLSMRMDTLGWLMALVVSGVGALVMIYCRWYFRGKDEGLGQFSAVLLAFAGAMYGLVLTDDLVVLVMFWEVTSILSYLLIGYYHRRGASRRAALQALLVTTLGGLVMLIGVVLLVVDTGTSSISAILALAPTGPIVDAALVMLLVGALSKSAIFPFHFWLPGAMAAPTPVSAYLHAAAMVKAGIYLIARLAPVFAFAPSWRPIVLALGIFTMLLGGLQALRETDLKRILAFGTVSQLGFLTVVLGYGTQEAALAGLALLLGHALFKSCLFLVVGVIDRQLSTRDIRELSGVARQAPVLTVVSTIAIASMAGIIPTLGFVAKESALTAFVEEALHGETWGLVALIGVSLGSVLTAAYGARFLWGAFGTKKDDEGRAIDRTEWPDPPIGFLASPVVLSLLTLAGGFGAPLLDRVLQPYAQTAAPASPGLPEPESTPYLALWHGLEPALFISLGTLVVGVFVFWITRRATPATARRVLPFTAVDVYNAVLRFIARASVFTTSLTQRGSLPVYVGMIFLVFVVAEGTVLLSSPVWQAQLDAWHTPAQLAVAPVMIAAGVLAVNARKRYSGVVLVSVTGLGMVVLFATSGAPDLALTQILVETVTLIAFALVLRRIPARMGDHNASVWPLARAVLAIGAGATMALVAIVATGARQVRPISDSFPMLAYEIGHGRNVVNVALVDLRGWDTMGELSVLVLAATGVASLVFVTHRSDTLSKLTTRLPRLTKRGRGALVETAEGVRARTDDTSNRPQAWLFAGQRVRPENRSIILEVVVRVLFHTIIVVSLYLLFAGHNLPGGGFAGGLVAGMALVMRYVAGGRYELGAAAPADPGRLLGVGMALAVGCAIVPLLFGAAPLTSTFWEFEIPVLGHVEFVTSTIFDVGVYLVVIGLVLDVLRSLGAEVDRQTQELRAQGASAR, encoded by the coding sequence ATGTTGGTACTCCTTGCCGCGTTCGCGGTCGTGCCGCTCCTGCTCCCGTTCCTCGTGAAGAGGCTGGGAGCACGGGCCTTCTACGTCGCCGCCCTCCTCCCGGCAGCCGCGTTCGTGCAGGCGGCCATCGCGACCCCGGTCGTCCTCGACGGCGACATTCCTTTCGAGGCATACGACTGGATCCCCTCGCTCGGCATCTCGCTATCGATGCGGATGGACACCCTCGGGTGGCTGATGGCGCTCGTCGTCAGCGGCGTCGGGGCGCTCGTGATGATCTACTGCCGCTGGTACTTCCGCGGCAAGGACGAGGGGCTCGGACAGTTCTCCGCCGTCCTGCTCGCCTTCGCGGGGGCGATGTACGGCCTCGTGCTGACCGACGACCTCGTGGTGCTCGTGATGTTCTGGGAAGTCACCAGCATCCTGTCGTACCTGCTCATCGGGTACTACCACCGCCGCGGTGCGAGCCGTCGTGCCGCGCTGCAGGCGCTGCTCGTGACCACCCTCGGCGGTCTCGTGATGCTCATCGGCGTGGTGCTTCTGGTCGTCGATACCGGCACGTCGAGCATCTCCGCGATCCTCGCCCTCGCGCCGACCGGGCCGATCGTCGACGCGGCACTCGTGATGCTGCTGGTCGGGGCGCTCAGCAAGTCGGCCATCTTCCCCTTCCACTTCTGGCTCCCCGGTGCCATGGCCGCGCCGACTCCGGTCAGCGCCTATCTGCACGCGGCCGCGATGGTGAAGGCGGGCATCTACCTGATCGCCCGGCTGGCGCCCGTCTTCGCGTTCGCCCCCAGCTGGCGCCCGATCGTGCTCGCGCTGGGCATCTTCACGATGCTGCTCGGCGGGCTCCAGGCGCTGCGCGAGACCGACCTGAAGCGCATCCTCGCGTTCGGCACCGTCTCGCAGCTCGGTTTCCTCACCGTCGTGCTCGGCTACGGAACGCAGGAGGCCGCCCTGGCCGGCCTCGCGCTGCTGCTCGGTCACGCCCTGTTCAAGTCGTGCCTGTTCCTCGTCGTCGGCGTCATCGACCGCCAGCTCTCCACCCGAGACATCCGCGAGCTCAGCGGCGTCGCGCGACAGGCACCCGTGCTCACGGTGGTCTCCACGATCGCCATCGCCTCGATGGCCGGCATCATTCCCACGCTCGGCTTCGTGGCCAAGGAGAGCGCGCTCACGGCGTTCGTCGAAGAGGCTCTCCACGGTGAGACGTGGGGGCTCGTCGCCCTGATCGGCGTATCGCTCGGCTCGGTGCTCACCGCCGCCTACGGAGCCCGGTTCCTGTGGGGCGCGTTCGGCACGAAGAAGGACGACGAGGGCCGCGCGATCGATCGCACCGAGTGGCCCGATCCGCCGATCGGCTTCCTCGCGTCGCCGGTCGTGCTGTCCCTCCTCACGCTCGCGGGCGGATTCGGGGCTCCGCTCCTCGACCGCGTGCTCCAGCCGTACGCGCAGACGGCCGCTCCCGCGAGCCCCGGACTGCCCGAGCCCGAGAGCACCCCCTATCTGGCGCTCTGGCACGGCCTCGAGCCCGCGCTCTTCATCTCCCTCGGCACGCTCGTCGTGGGCGTGTTCGTCTTCTGGATCACCCGTCGCGCCACGCCCGCAACCGCCCGCCGGGTGCTGCCGTTCACCGCGGTCGACGTCTACAACGCGGTTCTGCGCTTCATCGCCCGCGCGTCGGTTTTCACCACGAGCCTCACCCAGCGAGGCTCGCTGCCCGTCTACGTCGGCATGATCTTCCTCGTCTTCGTCGTCGCCGAGGGCACCGTGCTCCTGTCGAGCCCCGTCTGGCAGGCGCAGCTCGACGCGTGGCACACGCCCGCGCAGCTGGCCGTGGCCCCGGTCATGATCGCCGCCGGCGTGCTCGCGGTGAACGCCCGCAAGCGCTACAGCGGCGTCGTGCTCGTCTCCGTCACCGGCCTCGGCATGGTCGTGCTCTTCGCCACGAGCGGCGCCCCCGACCTCGCCCTCACGCAGATCCTCGTCGAGACGGTCACGCTGATCGCGTTCGCCCTCGTGCTGCGCCGCATCCCCGCGCGGATGGGCGACCACAACGCGTCGGTCTGGCCGCTCGCCCGCGCCGTGCTCGCGATCGGCGCCGGCGCGACCATGGCGCTCGTCGCGATCGTGGCGACCGGTGCCCGACAGGTGCGGCCCATCTCCGACAGCTTCCCGATGCTCGCCTACGAGATCGGCCACGGTCGCAACGTCGTGAACGTCGCCCTCGTCGACCTCCGCGGGTGGGACACGATGGGCGAGCTGTCGGTGCTCGTGCTCGCTGCCACCGGCGTCGCCTCCCTGGTGTTCGTCACGCACCGCTCCGACACGCTGTCGAAGCTGACCACGCGTCTGCCGCGTCTCACCAAGCGCGGACGCGGTGCCCTCGTCGAGACCGCCGAGGGCGTGCGCGCGCGCACCGACGACACGAGCAACCGTCCGCAGGCCTGGCTGTTCGCCGGGCAGCGGGTGCGGCCCGAGAACCGCTCGATCATCCTCGAGGTCGTGGTGCGGGTGCTCTTCCACACGATCATCGTCGTGTCGCTGTACCTCCTCTTCGCCGGTCACAACCTTCCCGGCGGCGGCTTCGCGGGCGGCCTCGTCGCCGGCATGGCCCTCGTCATGCGCTACGTCGCGGGCGGTCGCTACGAGCTGGGAGCCGCGGCTCCCGCGGACCCTGGCCGCCTGCTCGGCGTCGGGATGGCGCTCGCGGTCGGCTGTGCGATCGTGCCGCTGCTGTTCGGTGCGGCGCCCCTCACCAGCACGTTCTGGGAGTTCGAGATCCCCGTCCTCGGCCACGTGGAGTTCGTCACCTCGACGATCTTCGACGTCGGTGTCTATCTCGTGGTCATCGGGCTCGTGCTCGACGTGCTGCGCAGCCTCGGTGCCGAGGTCGACCGACAGACGCAGGAGCTGCGCGCGCAGGGGGCGAGTGCCCGATGA
- a CDS encoding GAP family protein — MDILPGVPLPLALVLLALLDGLSIGTLLIPLFFLLVPGRVRGGRMLLYLGTIAVFYLIVGLLFLTGLVNVVDAAGDFLSSTPGRVTRLIIGGALLATAIVMPTGSRAKSKVAAAPGGAAEEVGREDEAPGRLSRWRERLLSESAPRTAIMGVAVAAGVVEVATMVPYILGMTMLAEAALPLPAQVGALAGYCAVMIAPALLLLLLRLVAARIVDAPLRRLAAWLQRTAAENTAWILGIVGFLVLRAAATELGLFDAMSSVAG, encoded by the coding sequence ATGGACATCCTTCCCGGCGTACCGCTGCCCCTCGCGCTGGTGCTGCTCGCCCTCCTCGACGGCCTGAGCATCGGCACGCTCCTCATCCCGCTGTTCTTCCTCCTGGTTCCGGGACGGGTGCGCGGCGGCCGGATGCTGCTGTACCTCGGCACCATCGCGGTCTTCTACCTGATCGTCGGACTGCTCTTCCTGACGGGCCTCGTCAACGTCGTGGACGCCGCGGGCGACTTCCTCTCCTCGACCCCGGGACGCGTGACGCGGCTCATCATCGGCGGCGCCCTCCTCGCCACGGCGATCGTCATGCCCACCGGCTCACGGGCGAAGAGCAAGGTCGCCGCCGCCCCCGGCGGTGCGGCCGAGGAGGTCGGGAGGGAGGACGAGGCGCCCGGCAGGCTCAGCCGCTGGCGCGAGCGCCTGCTCTCCGAGAGCGCACCGCGCACCGCGATCATGGGGGTGGCCGTCGCCGCGGGTGTGGTCGAGGTGGCGACGATGGTCCCCTACATCCTCGGGATGACGATGCTCGCCGAAGCGGCGCTGCCCCTCCCCGCGCAGGTCGGCGCTCTCGCGGGCTACTGCGCGGTGATGATCGCCCCCGCGCTGCTCCTGCTCCTCCTGCGGCTCGTCGCGGCGCGGATCGTGGACGCTCCGCTGCGCAGACTCGCCGCATGGCTGCAGCGCACGGCGGCGGAGAACACCGCGTGGATCCTGGGGATCGTGGGGTTCCTCGTGCTCCGGGCGGCCGCCACCGAGCTCGGGCTGTTCGACGCGATGTCGTCGGTCGCGGGCTGA